The window CGCGTCGAGAAGGTGTTAAAGGAGATGAATTATCAGCCAAATGTCTACGCAAGTGCACTGGCTTATAACAAGAGTTACACGTTCTATTGTTTAATTCCAAAGCATAGTAGCGAGGCTTATTGGGAAGAGATTGAGATTGGTGCAATGAAGGCTGTAGAGGCACGTAGAGACTTTTATATCGACTTGGAAATCATGTATTACAGCCGATTAGACCCTCACTCTTTTATCGAGACCTACCAGAAATGCCTTAGGAAGAATCCGGATGGCGTTATCCTTGTCCCTACAACATTAGAGGTGACACGCCAGTTTACCGACGAATTGCATGATCGCAACATCCCTTTCATTCTCCTCGACTCTTACATGCCATCGCTGCAACCGCTGTCGTTCTACGGACAAGACTCTATCCAGAGTGGTCGTTTTGCTGCGCGAATGTTGATGCTCATTGCACAAAAAGAGGAAAGCATCATGCTTATGAAGCAGACAAAGGATGGAAAGATGGCGAGTCGTCAGCAAGAGAATCGTGAGGTAGGCTTCCGTCATTATATGGAAGAGAACTTCCCTAACATTAAGATTTTAGAAGTAAACCTGCCATTAGATGAGGAGCGAAAGCGTTACGATCATATCTTAGAAAAGT of the Prevotella melaninogenica genome contains:
- a CDS encoding substrate-binding domain-containing protein; the encoded protein is MAEKIRIKDIAERAGVSVGTVDRVLHKRPNVSEAALKRVEKVLKEMNYQPNVYASALAYNKSYTFYCLIPKHSSEAYWEEIEIGAMKAVEARRDFYIDLEIMYYSRLDPHSFIETYQKCLRKNPDGVILVPTTLEVTRQFTDELHDRNIPFILLDSYMPSLQPLSFYGQDSIQSGRFAARMLMLIAQKEESIMLMKQTKDGKMASRQQENREVGFRHYMEENFPNIKILEVNLPLDEERKRYDHILEKFFSEHPEVHHCITLNSKAHIVGKFLLKTHRHNVQIMGYDVVHKNADCLREGSISFLIAQHAYQQGYFSVDSLFRAIVLKKKVEPVNYMPIDLLTPENIDFYHRAWG